In Carya illinoinensis cultivar Pawnee chromosome 9, C.illinoinensisPawnee_v1, whole genome shotgun sequence, the following are encoded in one genomic region:
- the LOC122276677 gene encoding calcium-dependent protein kinase 13-like — protein MGNCCRSPAAVAREDVKSSFSGHDHPRRDSNAGKKPPITVLTGVSKENIEEKYLVDRELGRGEFGVTYLCIDRESRELLACKSISKRKLRTAVDIDDVRREVAIMKHLPKNSSIVSLKEACEDDNAVHLVMELCEGGELFDRIVARGHYNERAAAAVTRTIMEVVQLCHKHGVIHRDLKPENFLFANKKENSPLKAIDFGLSIFFKPGERFSEIVGSPYYMAPEVLKRNYGPEIDIWSAGVILYILLCGVPPFWAESEQGVAQAILRGLIDFKRDPWPNISESAKILVKQMLEPDPKLRLTAKQVLEHTWLQNAKKAPNVPLGDVVKSRLKQFSMMNRFKRKALRVIADFFSIEEVEDFKEMFKKMDTDNDGIISIEDLKAGHRNFGSQLAESEVQMLIEAVDNNGKGTLDYGEFLAVSLHLQRMANDEHLRKAFSYFDKDGNGYIEPDELRDALMEDGTDDCTDVANDIFHEVDTDKDGRISYDEFAAMMKTGTDWRKASRHYSRGRFNSLSIKLMKDGSLNLGSE, from the exons ATGGGAAATTGTTGCAGATCTCCGGCTGCCGTGGCCAGGGAGGACGTGAAATCGAGCTTCTCTGGACACGATCACCCCAGGCGAGACTCGAACGCCGGGAAGAAGCCTCCGATCACGGTCTTAACCGGTGTGTCCAAGGAGAACATCGAGGAGAAGTACTTAGTCGACCGTGAGCTTGGCCGTGGGGAGTTTGGGGTCACGTATCTGTGTATCGACCGGGAGAGTAGGGAACTATTAGCCTGCAAGAGTATTTCGAAGCGGAAGCTGAGGACCGCTGTGGACATTGACGACGTGCGGCGCGAGGTGGCGATTATGAAGCACTTACCGAAGAATTCGAGCATCGTGAGCTTGAAGGAGGCGTGCGAGGATGACAATGCGGTGCATTTGGTGATGGAACTGTGCGAGGGGGGTGAGCTGTTTGATCGGATTGTGGCGCGTGGCCATTATAACGAGCGGGCGGCCGCGGCGGTCACGAGGACCATTATGGAGGTTGTGCAGCTTTGCCATAAGCACGGGGTGATTCATAGGGACTTGAAGCCCGAGAACTTTTTGTTCGccaacaagaaggagaattcGCCATTGAAGGCCATCGATTTTGGGCTGTCTATATTCTTCAAGCCCG GTGAGAGGTTCTCAGAAATTGTTGGAAGTCCGTATTACATGGCTCCCGAGGTGCTCAAGCGGAACTATGGGCCGGAGATAGATATATGGAGTGCAGGAGTTATTCTCTATATTTTACTTTGTGGGGTTCCCCCGTTCTGGGCAG AGTCTGAACAAGGTGTTGCACAGGCCATTCTTCGTGGGCTAATAGATTTCAAACGGGATCCTTGGCCTAATATTTCCGAGAGTGCTAAGATTCTGGTAAAGCAAATGTTGGAGCCAGACCCTAAGCTTCGACTTACTGCAAAGCAAGTGCTTG AGCATACTTGGCTCCAAAATGCTAAAAAGGCTCCAAATGTTCCACTTGGAGATGTTGTCAAGTCAAGGCTTAAGCAGTTTTCAATGATGAACAGATTTAAAAGAAAGGCCTTGAGG GTTATTGCTGATTTCTTTTCCATTGAAGAAGTTGAAGACTTCAAAGAGATGTTTAAGAAGATGGACACTGATAATGATGGTATTATTTCAATTGAAGATCTGAAAGCTGGACATAGAAATTTTGGATCCCAGCTTGCAGAGTCCGAAGTCCAGATGCTCATTGAAGCT GTAGATAATAATGGGAAAGGAACACTCGACTATGGAGAATTTCTTGCTGTTTCCCTCCATCTGCAACGGATGGCTAACGACGAGCATCTTCGCAAGGCCTTCTCATACTTCGACAAGGATGGCAATGGGTACATTGAACCAGATGAACTTCGGGATGCATTAATGGAAGATGGAACAGATGATTGTACAGATGTAGCAAATGACATCTTCCATGAAGTGGATACAGACAAG GATGGGCGCATCAGCTATGATGAATTTGCAGCTATGATGAAGACCGGAACAGATTGGAGAAAGGCTTCTCGACATTACTCTAGGGGGAGATTTAACAGTCTAAGCATTAAGCTGATGAAGGATGGTTCATTAAACTTGGGGAGTGAGTAG